From a single bacterium genomic region:
- a CDS encoding acyl-CoA dehydrogenase family protein produces the protein MTFNVSPVQQPIRDMMRAFGPKIEPLGREWDRKPDGFAHDMYKLIAGQGLCGYVMPKEYGGGGHTALEYATMIEELAYIDPPSSLLAAVGQLACDPIIKQGTDEQKKKYIPDAAVGKTIPAFALTEPNAGSDAANQSTTATIDGDHYVINGEKIFIMHGDVCSFAVTFCKIMDGDSGKVSAIIVPGDAPGLRKECLQFKMGMKYATTGRLWYTNVRVPRSNLLGEVGKGFRYAMGTLDGARIGIAAQSTGLAQRALDEAVKYAKQRIAFGAPIAKLQAIQWMIADMSTKTEAARLLTYKAAELQDKGEKFGMEAAQAKLFASEAANFCVQKTMQIHGGYGYIGEFSIIEKLYRDQRVCEIYEGTSEVQRLVIAGNLLRG, from the coding sequence ATGACATTCAATGTATCACCAGTCCAACAACCAATCCGCGATATGATGCGCGCCTTTGGTCCCAAAATCGAACCGCTTGGCCGCGAATGGGATCGCAAGCCGGACGGTTTCGCTCACGACATGTACAAACTCATTGCCGGACAAGGATTGTGCGGCTACGTGATGCCGAAAGAATATGGCGGCGGCGGCCACACGGCGCTCGAATACGCTACCATGATCGAAGAGCTTGCTTACATCGATCCGCCATCATCATTGCTTGCTGCGGTCGGCCAGCTTGCCTGCGATCCGATTATCAAGCAGGGAACTGACGAGCAGAAAAAGAAGTACATCCCCGATGCCGCAGTCGGCAAGACGATTCCTGCCTTTGCCCTGACCGAGCCCAATGCCGGTTCCGACGCCGCCAATCAAAGCACGACCGCGACTATCGACGGCGACCACTATGTCATCAACGGCGAGAAAATCTTCATCATGCACGGCGACGTCTGCAGTTTTGCGGTGACATTCTGCAAGATCATGGACGGCGACAGCGGCAAAGTCTCCGCGATCATCGTTCCCGGCGACGCTCCGGGTCTGCGCAAGGAGTGCCTTCAGTTCAAGATGGGCATGAAGTACGCCACCACCGGCAGACTCTGGTATACCAACGTACGCGTACCGAGATCAAATCTGCTCGGCGAAGTCGGCAAAGGTTTCCGCTATGCCATGGGCACGCTCGACGGCGCCCGTATCGGTATTGCCGCCCAGTCAACGGGTCTTGCCCAGCGCGCGCTTGATGAAGCCGTCAAGTACGCCAAACAGCGTATTGCTTTTGGCGCTCCGATCGCCAAGCTTCAGGCTATCCAATGGATGATCGCCGACATGAGCACCAAGACCGAAGCTGCTCGTCTGCTTACCTACAAAGCCGCTGAGCTGCAGGACAAAGGCGAGAAGTTCGGAATGGAAGCCGCACAGGCGAAGCTGTTTGCCTCTGAAGCTGCCAATTTCTGCGTCCAGAAGACGATGCAGATTCACGGCGGTTATGGCTACATCGGCGAGTTCTCCATTATCGAGAAGCTCTACCGCGACCAGCGCGTTTGCGAAATTTACGAAGGCACCTCGGAAGTCCAGCGCCTCGTTATTGCCGGCAATCTTCTCCGCGGTTAA
- a CDS encoding methylmalonyl-CoA mutase family protein yields MAEIKNQSAASDQQFEDALKKAHREWKATADRSANAKKKFVTVSSAPIDPLYTPEHVKDMEFFRDVNFPGEFPYTRGVHASMYRGKPWTMRQFSGMGTPEQTNERYHYLLSQGQHGLSVAFDLPTLMGYDSDHSRSLGEVGKCGVAVDTLLDMEKIFDGIDLAKISTSMTINAPAAILLAMYIVVAEKQGVSMDKLSGTLQNDILKEYIAQKEWIYPPEPSVQLIVDTIEFGTKHMPLWNTISISGYHIREAGSTAAQELAFTLADGFTYIEKSIERGLDVDDFAPRLSFFFNAHMDFFEEIAKYRAARRIYAKRMRDKYGAKNPRSWMLRFHTQTAGCSLNAQQPELNLVRTALEGLSAVLGGTQSLHTNAMDETLALPSDKAALLALRTQQVLAHETGVVNTIDPLGGSYFVEALTSRIEAEAEAYFDEIDRRGGVMACIEEGYLQRELARAAYIYQQEIDSKERIIVGVNDYVLENEKIEIPILVIDPEVEAKQCASIKKAKSIRNDKRVAETLEELRQACRDNKNRMPFLINCVREYCTLGEMCLAMQDVFGDYVEPPII; encoded by the coding sequence ATGGCTGAAATCAAGAATCAATCCGCCGCCAGCGATCAGCAATTTGAGGACGCCCTCAAGAAGGCGCATCGTGAGTGGAAAGCGACTGCCGATCGCAGCGCCAATGCCAAGAAGAAATTTGTCACCGTCTCCTCCGCGCCGATTGATCCGCTTTATACGCCGGAACACGTCAAGGACATGGAGTTTTTCCGCGACGTTAATTTCCCGGGCGAGTTCCCGTACACGCGCGGCGTTCACGCTTCGATGTATCGCGGCAAACCGTGGACGATGCGGCAATTCTCCGGAATGGGCACGCCGGAACAGACCAACGAACGCTATCATTATCTGCTTAGCCAGGGCCAGCACGGTCTGTCGGTGGCTTTTGATCTTCCGACCTTGATGGGCTACGACTCTGATCATTCGCGCTCACTCGGCGAAGTCGGCAAGTGCGGCGTCGCCGTTGATACCCTGCTCGATATGGAAAAAATCTTCGACGGCATCGATCTCGCCAAGATTTCAACCTCGATGACCATCAACGCCCCTGCGGCAATCCTACTGGCCATGTATATCGTCGTTGCCGAGAAACAGGGCGTGTCGATGGATAAGCTATCTGGCACACTGCAGAATGACATTCTGAAAGAATACATCGCGCAGAAAGAGTGGATCTATCCGCCGGAGCCTTCAGTGCAGTTGATTGTCGATACAATCGAATTTGGCACCAAGCACATGCCGTTGTGGAACACCATTTCCATCTCGGGCTACCACATCCGCGAGGCCGGCTCTACTGCAGCGCAGGAACTCGCATTTACTCTCGCCGATGGTTTCACTTACATCGAAAAGTCAATCGAACGCGGTCTCGATGTCGATGACTTCGCGCCGCGTCTGTCCTTCTTTTTCAATGCGCATATGGATTTCTTTGAGGAAATCGCCAAATACCGCGCCGCTCGCCGCATCTATGCCAAGCGCATGCGCGACAAGTACGGCGCCAAAAATCCGCGTTCGTGGATGCTCCGCTTCCACACACAAACTGCCGGATGTTCGCTCAATGCCCAGCAGCCTGAACTAAATCTGGTTCGCACAGCGCTCGAAGGTCTGTCCGCAGTCCTTGGTGGTACGCAGTCGCTGCATACCAATGCAATGGACGAAACTCTGGCTTTGCCGTCGGATAAGGCGGCATTACTGGCATTGCGCACACAACAGGTATTGGCACACGAAACCGGCGTAGTCAACACGATTGATCCGCTTGGCGGGTCGTACTTCGTTGAGGCCCTCACCAGCCGCATCGAAGCTGAAGCCGAAGCCTATTTCGACGAAATCGACCGTCGCGGCGGCGTGATGGCCTGTATCGAGGAGGGCTACCTCCAGCGTGAATTGGCGCGCGCGGCCTATATCTATCAGCAGGAAATCGACAGCAAGGAACGCATTATCGTCGGCGTCAACGACTATGTCCTTGAGAACGAGAAAATCGAAATTCCGATTTTGGTAATCGACCCTGAAGTCGAAGCCAAGCAGTGCGCTTCAATTAAGAAAGCGAAGTCGATTCGCAATGACAAACGCGTCGCCGAGACTCTCGAAGAACTGCGCCAGGCGTGTCGCGACAATAAGAATCGCATGCCGTTTTTGATTAATTGCGTGCGCGAGTATTGCACGCTCGGCGAAATGTGTTTGGCGATGCAGGATGTATTCGGCGACTACGTCGAACCACCGATTATATAG
- the fumC gene encoding class II fumarate hydratase: MEYRIETDTMGEVKVPSDRYYGAQTGRSLENFKIGGERFPREMIRALGILKKAAAMVNKELGTLPADKADLIIKAADEVIAGKLDDHFPLVVWQTGSGTQTNMNANEVISNRAIEMAGGVIGSKKPIHPNDDVNKAQSSNDTFPTAMHIAAVEEIHRRLIPMVTRLRDTLQKKSQEFDGIIKIGRTHLMDAVPLTLGQEFSGYTQALTNGLKRIDNCLPHLYELALGGTAVGTGLNTHPLFAVKSAHAIAQITGKPFVTAPNKFEALATHDAMVEASGVMKTLACSLMKIANDVRWLASGPRSGLGEISIPENEPGSSIMPGKVNPTQSEAMTMVCAQVMGNDVAVNIGGASGNFELNVFKPVIIFNLLQSIRLLADACESFDEHCATGITANKDNIKALMERSLMLVTALNPHIGYDNAAKIAKKAHKEGKNLKETAIELGLLTAEQFDQWVKPAEMVGPK; encoded by the coding sequence ATGGAATACCGCATCGAAACCGACACCATGGGCGAGGTAAAAGTTCCGTCCGATCGCTACTATGGCGCCCAGACCGGGCGCTCACTCGAGAATTTCAAGATCGGCGGCGAACGTTTCCCGCGCGAAATGATTCGCGCACTCGGAATTCTCAAAAAAGCCGCCGCCATGGTCAATAAGGAACTCGGCACGCTACCCGCCGACAAGGCCGATCTCATAATCAAAGCCGCCGACGAGGTCATCGCCGGGAAGCTCGACGATCATTTTCCGCTGGTCGTCTGGCAGACCGGTTCCGGCACCCAGACCAACATGAACGCCAACGAGGTCATCTCCAATCGCGCGATCGAAATGGCCGGCGGTGTCATCGGTTCCAAAAAGCCCATTCATCCCAACGACGATGTCAACAAAGCCCAATCCTCCAATGACACTTTCCCGACCGCGATGCACATTGCCGCCGTCGAGGAAATCCATCGCCGCCTGATTCCGATGGTCACGCGTCTGCGCGACACCTTGCAGAAGAAGTCGCAGGAGTTCGACGGCATTATCAAGATTGGCCGCACGCACTTGATGGACGCCGTGCCGCTCACGCTGGGGCAGGAATTTTCCGGCTACACGCAGGCTCTCACCAACGGCCTCAAGCGTATCGACAACTGCCTGCCGCATCTGTACGAACTCGCGCTCGGCGGCACCGCTGTCGGCACCGGATTGAATACGCATCCGCTGTTCGCTGTCAAGTCCGCTCATGCGATTGCGCAGATTACCGGCAAACCGTTCGTCACCGCGCCCAATAAATTCGAAGCCCTCGCCACGCACGACGCGATGGTTGAAGCTTCCGGCGTGATGAAAACCCTCGCCTGTTCGCTAATGAAAATCGCCAACGACGTCCGCTGGCTCGCCTCCGGTCCCCGCAGCGGACTTGGCGAAATCTCGATTCCCGAAAACGAGCCCGGCTCTTCGATCATGCCCGGCAAGGTCAACCCCACGCAATCCGAAGCGATGACTATGGTCTGCGCGCAGGTGATGGGGAACGATGTGGCGGTCAACATCGGCGGCGCGAGCGGCAACTTCGAGTTGAACGTCTTCAAGCCGGTGATCATCTTCAATCTTCTGCAGTCGATTCGACTTCTGGCGGATGCCTGCGAGTCATTCGACGAGCATTGCGCGACCGGCATCACCGCCAACAAGGACAACATCAAAGCCCTGATGGAGCGTTCGCTGATGTTGGTCACGGCGCTGAATCCGCATATCGGTTATGACAACGCCGCCAAGATCGCCAAGAAGGCACACAAGGAAGGGAAGAACTTAAAAGAGACCGCCATCGAACTCGGCCTGCTCACTGCGGAGCAATTCGATCAGTGGGTGAAGCCGGCGGAGATGGTGGGACCGAAGTAG
- the meaB gene encoding methylmalonyl Co-A mutase-associated GTPase MeaB yields MALLDDFKRGDRRALSKVITHIENRREDYRAALAQISRLDRKAYRIGITGPPGAGKSTLVDSLVAKLADSGKKIGVIAIDPSSPFTGGALLGDRVRMQHLADKDKVYIRSMASRGQSGGLAAATRDVITVLDAFGMDLIIIETVGIGQIELDIIEACDTVVVILVPESGDMIQTMKAGLMEIADIFCVNKIDRPGADRLVSYLNNMIHERLGEFSQEFPAVGTNAVSGLGVDKLSDAISRHRDYIAGNGMFEQRRKRQLKNEILSSVRDRIVKDLDHMIDLDGQFESISSKLTSGETDPYTAADEIYEHYFRGRLVNG; encoded by the coding sequence GTGGCGCTGCTGGATGATTTCAAACGCGGCGACCGCCGTGCACTTTCCAAAGTAATCACCCACATCGAAAATCGTCGCGAAGACTATCGCGCTGCATTGGCGCAGATTTCGCGACTTGATCGCAAAGCATATCGTATTGGCATCACCGGACCTCCCGGAGCAGGGAAGTCGACCCTTGTCGATTCGCTGGTTGCCAAACTCGCCGATAGCGGCAAAAAGATTGGCGTAATTGCCATCGATCCGTCGTCGCCGTTTACCGGCGGAGCATTGCTCGGCGACCGCGTTCGCATGCAGCATCTTGCTGACAAGGACAAGGTTTACATCCGCAGTATGGCCTCGCGCGGGCAGTCCGGCGGTCTTGCCGCCGCAACGCGAGATGTCATCACCGTGCTTGATGCCTTTGGAATGGATTTGATCATAATCGAAACCGTGGGTATCGGCCAGATTGAGCTTGATATCATCGAAGCGTGCGACACTGTCGTCGTAATCTTAGTACCCGAGTCGGGCGACATGATTCAGACGATGAAAGCCGGACTGATGGAAATTGCCGATATTTTCTGCGTTAACAAGATCGACCGCCCCGGCGCCGACCGATTAGTGAGCTATCTTAACAATATGATTCACGAGCGTTTGGGCGAATTCAGCCAGGAATTTCCGGCTGTTGGGACAAACGCGGTCAGCGGTCTGGGTGTAGATAAATTGTCGGATGCCATTTCGCGGCATCGTGATTATATTGCCGGCAATGGCATGTTCGAGCAGCGCCGCAAACGCCAGCTCAAAAATGAGATTCTTTCCAGCGTCCGGGACCGGATTGTCAAGGATCTCGACCACATGATTGACCTCGACGGTCAGTTCGAATCGATCTCGTCAAAGCTCACTTCCGGCGAGACCGATCCTTACACCGCCGCCGATGAAATTTACGAACACTACTTTCGCGGGAGACTGGTAAATGGCTGA
- a CDS encoding 6-phosphofructokinase gives MTDNLKTIGILTGGGDCPGLNAVIRAVVLTASYKYGWICVGFLDGFEGLMDQRYINLTPQSVRGILPQGGTILGTSNRGNPFEWLVKEHGETKKVDRSDQVVQTINGLGLDAIIAIGGDGTMTVAKMFMDKYGIKFIGVPKTIDNDLKATEVTFGYATAVITATEALDKLHTTAASHHRVMVMEVMGRGVGWIALEAGIAGGADVILIPEIPYDMEQVCDKIQRRRSRGSNFSIVVVSEGAKAKNGDVLLLNPEMKGTIHEKLGGVGMKVAKEIEACTGMETRTTVLGHLQRGGTPCPFDRFLATRFGRAAVELVEQKHYGHMVCYKGGDITHIPIGDAIGGFKSVDPEGERVKTAEALGMSFGR, from the coding sequence ATGACCGACAATCTCAAGACTATTGGAATACTCACCGGCGGCGGCGACTGCCCCGGCTTAAATGCCGTAATCCGTGCTGTCGTTCTCACTGCCAGCTACAAGTACGGCTGGATTTGCGTTGGATTTCTTGACGGCTTCGAAGGACTCATGGACCAGCGGTATATCAATCTCACACCGCAGTCGGTACGCGGTATTCTCCCGCAGGGCGGCACGATTTTGGGCACGTCCAATCGTGGCAATCCCTTCGAATGGCTGGTCAAAGAACACGGAGAAACCAAAAAAGTCGACCGCTCCGATCAAGTCGTCCAGACCATCAACGGGCTCGGCCTCGATGCGATAATTGCTATCGGCGGCGACGGCACAATGACCGTGGCCAAGATGTTCATGGATAAGTACGGCATCAAGTTCATTGGCGTCCCCAAGACCATCGACAACGACCTCAAAGCGACCGAGGTGACATTCGGATACGCTACTGCAGTAATCACCGCAACTGAGGCACTCGACAAACTTCACACGACCGCTGCCAGTCACCACCGGGTGATGGTGATGGAAGTCATGGGTCGAGGTGTCGGCTGGATCGCTTTGGAAGCGGGAATTGCCGGCGGAGCGGATGTTATTTTGATTCCGGAGATTCCTTATGACATGGAACAGGTTTGCGACAAGATTCAACGTCGTCGCAGTCGCGGTTCCAATTTCTCAATCGTTGTCGTTTCCGAAGGCGCCAAAGCTAAGAATGGCGATGTGTTGCTTTTGAATCCAGAGATGAAGGGGACTATTCACGAGAAGTTGGGCGGTGTCGGGATGAAAGTCGCCAAGGAGATTGAAGCCTGCACTGGCATGGAAACTCGCACTACAGTGTTAGGTCACTTGCAACGCGGCGGTACGCCTTGTCCGTTCGATCGTTTCCTTGCAACGCGCTTCGGCAGGGCAGCGGTTGAGCTTGTTGAACAGAAGCATTACGGCCACATGGTCTGCTATAAGGGCGGCGATATCACACACATCCCGATTGGTGATGCGATCGGCGGATTCAAGTCCGTTGACCCCGAAGGCGAGCGCGTCAAGACCGCTGAAGCGCTGGGGATGTCGTTCGGGCGATAA
- the guaB gene encoding IMP dehydrogenase has protein sequence MATILEKIGLTFDDVLLVPGLAEFHPRDVDVSTLLTRNIRLNIPLVSAAMDTVTESELAISLAREGGIGILHKNLSVQRQAEEIDKVKRSEAGMIVNPITTRPDQTVGDALAVMTRYSISGIPVVLDGKLVGILTNRDLRFHPSVESKISDVMTKDNLITVPEGTTPEQAREVLHKHRIEKLPIVDSHMNLKGMITFKDIMKKLRYPNACKDSRGRLRVGAAIGVGSDMIPRAEAAIEAGVDVLCLDSSHGHSVKVLEATRELKKRFPNTDLISGNVATTDGTKALIDAGADAVKVGIGPGAICTTRVISGGGVPQVTAIMDAVGAAAKTSTPIIADGGIRYSGDICKALAAGAHCVMVGSMLAGTQESPGETILLEGRSFKVYRGMGSIGAMKDGAKDRYFQEDQSDMTKLVPEGIEGRVAYKGKLSDLVFQLVGGLRSGMGLAGAKDIESLRTITKFIRVTAAGLRESHPHDVTISKEAPNYRSMY, from the coding sequence ATGGCCACGATTCTGGAAAAAATCGGACTGACATTCGATGACGTATTGCTGGTGCCCGGCCTCGCGGAGTTTCATCCTCGCGATGTCGATGTCTCAACTCTGTTGACCCGCAATATCCGGCTCAATATACCGCTGGTTTCAGCGGCAATGGATACGGTGACCGAATCGGAACTGGCAATCTCGCTGGCTCGCGAAGGCGGAATCGGGATACTGCACAAGAACCTGTCCGTACAGCGCCAGGCGGAGGAGATTGACAAGGTCAAGCGTTCCGAAGCCGGTATGATTGTCAACCCGATAACTACGCGTCCTGATCAGACTGTGGGTGATGCTTTGGCGGTAATGACCCGCTACTCAATTTCAGGTATTCCGGTCGTTTTGGATGGCAAGCTGGTGGGTATTCTCACCAATCGTGATTTACGCTTCCATCCGTCGGTAGAGTCCAAGATTTCGGACGTAATGACCAAGGACAATCTGATTACAGTTCCCGAAGGCACCACTCCCGAACAGGCGCGCGAAGTATTGCATAAGCACCGCATTGAAAAATTACCGATTGTCGATAGTCACATGAATCTTAAAGGTATGATTACCTTCAAGGATATCATGAAGAAACTCCGCTATCCCAATGCCTGCAAAGACTCTCGCGGACGTCTGCGCGTCGGCGCCGCAATCGGCGTTGGTTCTGATATGATCCCACGTGCCGAGGCGGCAATTGAGGCAGGAGTTGACGTTCTTTGTTTAGACAGTTCGCATGGTCACAGCGTCAAGGTTCTTGAGGCGACTCGCGAATTGAAAAAACGGTTCCCGAACACGGACCTGATTTCCGGAAACGTGGCGACCACTGACGGTACCAAGGCTCTAATCGATGCCGGCGCAGATGCCGTTAAGGTCGGAATCGGCCCCGGTGCTATCTGCACGACAAGGGTTATCTCCGGCGGCGGCGTTCCGCAAGTGACGGCTATTATGGATGCCGTAGGGGCGGCAGCCAAGACAAGCACACCGATCATCGCCGATGGCGGTATTCGGTATTCCGGGGATATCTGCAAAGCACTCGCAGCGGGAGCCCATTGTGTAATGGTCGGCTCGATGTTAGCAGGCACTCAGGAGTCTCCGGGAGAGACTATCTTGTTGGAAGGCAGGAGCTTCAAGGTCTACCGAGGAATGGGTTCGATTGGTGCGATGAAAGACGGTGCCAAGGATAGGTACTTCCAGGAAGACCAGTCTGATATGACTAAATTGGTGCCCGAGGGTATCGAAGGGCGCGTCGCATACAAAGGAAAACTGTCTGATCTCGTATTCCAATTGGTCGGCGGGCTCAGGTCAGGGATGGGATTGGCAGGCGCAAAAGATATTGAGTCTTTGCGAACTATTACAAAATTTATTAGAGTTACTGCAGCCGGATTACGAGAAAGCCATCCGCATGATGTTACGATCAGCAAAGAGGCTCCGAATTACCGGTCAATGTATTAG
- the recJ gene encoding single-stranded-DNA-specific exonuclease RecJ, which translates to MKNRVKMQWVVAPEPDFRLVDDIAQKVNLPPLVVKILVSRNMTDPVVIDKFINPNMSDLVDPFLIPGMEAGVERTIQALQENETIMIYGDYDVDGITAASLMFLVLNKLGANVHYYLPNRLVEGYGLSEEGIIEAERKGASLIISVDTGITAGKEVEYAKEKFIDCVITDHHEPGETLPNAAAVVNPKLGPSIGRELAGVGVAFKFAQGLYSRLGQDQTELYEHLDLVALGTSADVVPLVNENRILTSFGIGQIMRSSKPGLKSLVFECDLMGKEITTSQIVFIIAPRINAVGRLGGAEKAIKLLTTKDTQTASSIAKFLEIENRRRKSIDENTLEEALGQIEKSVDLENDKAIVLHSEGWHQGVIGIVASRLVEKYYLPTVLIAVDNNEGKGSGRSIPGFHLHDALKSCEDLLLRYGGHKYAAGMSIAPERIKEFQQRFKRVAATQLNPEDLIRKLHIDAELDLDDIDFDLVDTLERFAPFGPENMKTVFITRNLEIVGSPQVVGRNHLRMRVRSGRKVFDVIGFGFGDYAEQLSMHGVDFDMAYVIEKNIHNGVTKIQLRVKDIRWS; encoded by the coding sequence TTGAAAAACCGCGTAAAAATGCAGTGGGTGGTTGCGCCCGAGCCGGATTTCCGTCTCGTTGATGACATCGCACAGAAGGTCAACCTGCCGCCCCTCGTCGTTAAGATCCTTGTCAGCCGCAACATGACTGATCCGGTCGTAATAGACAAGTTTATCAATCCGAATATGTCCGACTTGGTCGACCCTTTCCTGATTCCGGGTATGGAAGCCGGTGTTGAACGCACCATCCAGGCCCTGCAGGAAAACGAAACGATCATGATCTATGGCGACTACGATGTCGACGGTATTACCGCCGCTTCGTTGATGTTCCTCGTACTGAACAAACTCGGAGCGAATGTCCACTATTATCTCCCCAATCGTCTCGTTGAAGGCTACGGCCTCTCTGAAGAAGGCATCATCGAAGCTGAGCGCAAAGGTGCTTCGCTGATTATTTCGGTTGATACCGGTATCACCGCAGGCAAAGAAGTCGAATATGCCAAAGAGAAATTCATCGATTGCGTCATCACCGACCATCACGAACCGGGCGAGACTCTTCCAAATGCAGCCGCCGTCGTCAATCCCAAGCTCGGCCCTTCGATCGGCCGTGAACTTGCCGGTGTCGGCGTGGCTTTCAAATTTGCGCAGGGATTGTATTCGCGTCTTGGACAAGACCAGACTGAACTATATGAACATCTCGATTTAGTGGCTCTCGGCACTTCTGCCGACGTCGTGCCATTGGTCAACGAAAACCGCATTCTGACCAGTTTTGGTATTGGCCAGATCATGCGCTCCTCCAAGCCGGGTCTCAAGTCGCTGGTATTCGAATGCGACCTGATGGGTAAAGAGATTACCACCAGCCAGATCGTGTTCATTATTGCGCCGCGTATCAACGCAGTTGGTCGTCTTGGCGGCGCTGAAAAAGCTATTAAACTTCTGACTACCAAAGACACGCAGACTGCCAGCAGCATTGCGAAGTTCCTCGAGATCGAGAATCGCCGCCGCAAGTCAATCGACGAGAATACTCTTGAAGAGGCTCTCGGTCAGATTGAAAAGTCGGTCGATCTCGAAAATGACAAAGCTATCGTCCTTCATTCCGAGGGTTGGCATCAGGGCGTCATCGGAATTGTCGCCTCGCGTTTGGTTGAGAAATACTATCTGCCGACCGTACTCATTGCCGTCGACAATAACGAGGGCAAAGGCTCCGGTCGCTCGATTCCGGGATTCCATCTTCACGATGCGCTTAAGAGCTGTGAGGACTTGCTGCTCCGCTATGGCGGCCACAAGTATGCCGCCGGAATGTCGATTGCACCGGAACGAATCAAGGAATTCCAACAGCGTTTCAAGCGCGTTGCCGCTACTCAGTTGAATCCCGAGGACCTGATTCGCAAACTGCATATAGATGCCGAATTGGACCTCGATGATATTGACTTTGACTTGGTAGATACTCTCGAACGCTTTGCGCCATTTGGTCCGGAAAACATGAAAACCGTGTTCATCACACGTAATCTCGAAATCGTCGGTTCGCCGCAGGTCGTGGGTAGAAATCACCTGCGCATGCGCGTTCGCTCGGGCCGAAAGGTCTTCGATGTCATCGGTTTCGGTTTCGGCGATTATGCCGAGCAGTTGTCGATGCACGGCGTCGATTTCGACATGGCGTACGTGATCGAGAAGAACATCCACAACGGCGTGACCAAGATTCAGCTTCGCGTTAAAGATATCCGCTGGAGCTAA
- a CDS encoding MBL fold metallo-hydrolase, whose amino-acid sequence MLQLGNFEIHCIVENRIYLDAGSVFGIIPKSIWSKHQQADANNLIPFDVNVFVVRGNGHNIIFDAGLGDFLEDRQRKLYGTMQPSAMTAGLAKIGLTADDIDIVILSHLHWDHAGGTVRKVNDKTELCFPKARHITHQFEWEDASHPDERTSGVYFPDRLSAIEKAGKLELVSGELNEICEGVCVVRIGGHTRGQLGVHIESQGQKIIYYADNFPSCHHLKVPYVSATDLFPLETQRCKRETLPKAFEGGWLIAMDHDIECKVARLKYDGLKHTCEKVM is encoded by the coding sequence ATGCTCCAACTCGGCAACTTCGAAATCCATTGTATCGTTGAAAATCGCATCTACCTTGATGCCGGGTCAGTCTTTGGCATCATCCCAAAATCGATCTGGAGCAAACACCAGCAGGCTGACGCCAACAACTTGATACCCTTTGATGTCAACGTCTTCGTAGTGAGAGGCAACGGTCACAATATCATCTTCGATGCCGGACTTGGCGACTTCCTTGAAGATCGGCAACGCAAATTGTATGGCACTATGCAGCCATCGGCGATGACAGCGGGACTTGCGAAGATCGGACTGACTGCGGACGATATCGACATCGTGATCTTGTCGCATCTTCACTGGGATCACGCCGGTGGTACAGTCCGCAAGGTCAATGACAAAACCGAATTGTGTTTCCCCAAAGCCCGGCACATCACGCACCAATTCGAATGGGAGGACGCCTCACATCCGGACGAGCGCACCAGCGGCGTGTATTTTCCAGATCGTTTAAGCGCAATTGAGAAGGCGGGCAAACTCGAGTTAGTGAGCGGGGAACTCAACGAGATTTGCGAAGGCGTCTGCGTTGTGCGCATTGGCGGACATACTCGGGGCCAGCTTGGTGTCCATATCGAGTCACAGGGGCAAAAGATAATCTATTATGCCGACAATTTTCCCAGTTGCCATCACCTGAAAGTTCCTTATGTTTCGGCAACCGACCTCTTTCCGCTTGAGACGCAGCGCTGCAAACGCGAGACGCTGCCGAAAGCGTTCGAGGGCGGCTGGCTGATCGCCATGGATCACGATATCGAGTGCAAGGTCGCTCGACTCAAGTACGACGGACTGAAACACACCTGCGAAAAGGTGATGTAG